Proteins co-encoded in one Papaver somniferum cultivar HN1 chromosome 5, ASM357369v1, whole genome shotgun sequence genomic window:
- the LOC113284345 gene encoding G-type lectin S-receptor-like serine/threonine-protein kinase At2g19130 has protein sequence MKQSYQKVESLSWVSSNQSFDYPTDTWLPGGKIGLNKKTKEPQLLTSWRNQEDPAPGIFTLELDPAGTDQTLIRWNKSEQFWRSGIDSYKISDGCFWPNQAICMVRYDENGEFALVSTGTIV, from the exons ATGAAACAATCATATCAAAAGGTGGAATCTTTGAGCTGGGTTTCTTCAAACCAG AGTTTTGATTATCCAACTGATACTTGGTTACCTGGTGGAAAAATTGGGTTGAATAAAAAGACCAAGGAACCCCAGTTACTTACTTCATGGCGAAATCAAGAAGATCCAGCTCCAGGAATCTTCACACTGGAATTAGACCCAGCTGGAACAGATCAGACTCTTATAAGATGGAATAAATCCGAACAGTTTTGGAGAAGTGGG ATCGATTCTTACAAGATTAGTGATGGATGTTTCTGGCCAAATCAAGCAATATGCATGGTCAGATACGACGAAAACGGCGAATTTGCTTTGGTCTCTACCGGAACAATTGTGTGA